A window of Halanaerobiales bacterium genomic DNA:
CATTTTCTTTTTATAAACCTGTTATTGAATTAGCTGAAAATGCTATTTCTGAAAATAATGGTCTTAAATTGGAGATTGAAGTAAGTTATTTAAATACAAGTTCTACTAAATCTTTTATGAATTTATTAGATATATTAGAAGAAGCTAATAAAAATGGTAAAGACATTAGTGTTGAATGGTATTATGAGGAAGATAATGAACATTCTTATGAATTAGCTTTAGATTTTAAAGATTATCTTGACTTACCTTTTGATATTATAACAAAAAAATAAAAGTATATTTGTTAGGAGAATTTTTATGTCTTTTAATTTCAAAAGTATAAAAGCAAAATATATGTTAATAGGTCTGGCGATTGTACTGGTATCTATGGCTATTATTGCCTCATTTAGTTATATAGTTTCTTCAGATATTGTTGCCAATCTTTCTGATAAATGGATTAATCAGGTTGTATTACGCAATTCAGAAACTATTGATAATTGGTTTATACGCAATGAGAATATGATAGATTCTATGGCCAAAAGAATAGAATTGGAAGGGGATTTTTCCTATTCTAATCTGGAAAAACAGATAAAAAACAAGATGAAAATGTATGAAGATGAAGTAGTAGATTTTTATATTGGTTTTGAGGAAGAAAGGAAAATCATTAGTGGAGTAGACTGGGAGGCACCTCCTGATTATGATGCTAGAGATAGAAGCTGGTATAAAAAAGCCAAAAAGGCTGATGATGTTATATTTACTG
This region includes:
- a CDS encoding DUF1987 domain-containing protein translates to MDNFYIEETKSSPEIEYVSEENKLIIKGESYPEDSFSFYKPVIELAENAISENNGLKLEIEVSYLNTSSTKSFMNLLDILEEANKNGKDISVEWYYEEDNEHSYELALDFKDYLDLPFDIITKK